Sequence from the Macaca thibetana thibetana isolate TM-01 chromosome 20, ASM2454274v1, whole genome shotgun sequence genome:
CTGTACAGGTACATTCACCTGTGACACCCAGAACCACTCATCTAATGTTATTCTTTGGAAGATCTTGGTCTAAAGTAGGTAATCCTGGTGATATGCGCCAAACGTCTGAAAAATATTCACCCCCTTTGATCTACAATTTTACTCCTAGCAATTTATCCTAAAGagtgatgatgaaaatatttaggTATGAGGATACTCACTGAGGCATCATATGtaatagcaataaataaataaatagaacaaataagtaaataaatgtatccTAACAGTACaggaatttttaaagtaactatATAATATTTACTTGATGAACATTACTCTATTTAAAAGGTTGAAGACTATTTAGGGTCTTGGGAAAACTCACAGTATTAGATGAAAAAAGCAGAGAACAAAGCGGTCACCAGCGCGTTCTAATCCTATCTATGGTCAGGTGCACACATACACTTCAAATAAATAGAGAAGGAAGAGTAGGGATATGTTACAGTGATCACCCTGAGTAGTGAGACGAAAAGtgattttcactttattttcctgAGGTTCCTCAATTAACACTTCTCTTATCCGAAggcaacaaaatattattttcaataccCACTAACTTCTAATTAACCTCTACTAGGATAAGTTTATATTAGAATTCAGGACACTTTTCAAGGCTTCTGGGTACTTAAGAGTTTTTACCTGAAAGCCAAATTAACCTGTTTtccctaaaatataaataaggggCTTATTTTTATGGTTGGATTATTAATAACCAGAGTATATGACAAGGATGTTTATTAATGGCATATGGTGTAAACTATGTGACCAGAATGTAATAAAATACTCAGTTTCAACAACCTACTCAATTTTAGATGAAAGCGTCATTTATTACAGTGTAGCTTTGTAGCTTTTCAGCTTTGGGAAGTCCCATGAAATTTAATACCAAAATATTTAGCTAAGATGATGTTTTATGTATTACTGTTTTCTACTAGCAGTTGTGGTCTACTAATTCTAGGCAAATCATTTTAGCATTTTCAGATTATATTTGTGGTTAGGTCAGACTTCTACCATGCTTATTCATTTGGATATCATCATATGCCATGTTAAATATAGTCCTTCGGTTTCACTGTTACTGAAACGTAGACTTCCTATTGAAGACAGTAGTCTTCCCAGTTTAGCCCAATGCTACATATTTTAATTAGAGTAGATTTTTGTTAGCATTggattctcatttataaaaccattcgTTGTTTACAATATTGCAACACTGATCATTGAATTAGATACTGGCAAATATGTATGTTTGTCCCCCAGGCAGTCAGATCTGTCATATTTTCTTATATACATAAGTCTGATTTCTACAGgctcttaattttaaatattcctgACATTTCTAACAATCTATCATTTGAGTTTCATTAGATTGTAACAGCCATCCAGccaattccttttattttgaaatacaatctATCAACCAGAGCACAAATGTACAGTTGAAGATGACAAATTGAAATAACGGGTGCTGGCTTACTAGGATCATAGAGAGTAGTAAAGTAGTGCCATCAAATTTTAGAATACATATGCTCTTTGTTCTAGGAGCTTCATTTTAGGAAATTATcctacacatatatacaaatgtgAAATGAGATGACCAAGGACATATTAAGTAGCCTTGTTTACAAAAGTCAAAGATTGAGAACagcctaaatgctcatcagtAGGACATATTAAGTATATTACAAAACATCTATTCAACAAGACTATTATTCAGTCACTAATATGTGTGACTTACGTGTACAGAATCAGACAATTTCCAAAgagtattaaatttaaaaatcaaggtaCGAAATAGAGAATggtatcattaaaatgaaaattacaaacacaaacacatacattctTGAATAGACCTAGAATGTCTCTAGAAGGCTCTAAGAAACCAGTAGTTGTTTCTCAGAAGGGAAGTGGGTAAATTTTATACCATATGCTAAAATTActtctcaataaattattttttaattacctcACATGGTGCCAAGcaagagttcaataaatatttgttgattgatttttTCCAAGTGTGTATGGCAGATACGAAAAACTCCACGTGTTTCCACTGTGCACACTTATTATTCAAAAAGGCtagctgttttatttattgacttgGATCATGAACAGACTAACTAAATAGACCTGAGCATCTGATTCATAATCCTGTCacctacattttaaataatttattctggTTGTATTTCTTGTTTTGCTACTGAGCATTGCACCCTTAGTAGGTAGTCACTACTTAGGATGCAAAATAAAACTGCTCGTCAAAAAGTTCCCATCAAAGGTTGCGTGTTGCCACATTTCCATTTCCTGCTTGTTAAAGATCCATGTTTTGTGACCTTCAGGTATGCAAGACAGCTGACTGCCTTCCAGGGAAAAAGTGGCCAGCAAATCATACTAAAAGATTAGCAAGGTTTTTATGATgctttatttattgaataggttTTCCTGTAAATATTATCCTCATACTGTTTAGCAAAACATCCTGGACACAGCAGTTatcttaaaagaaagagaaatcagtcTTTTCAAAGTCAAAATTGATGGTCTTCAAGATTTTTATGAAAACCTGGTAAAATCCTAAGTTTGTAACACTCTTCTACTCTTCAAAGTGCTCTTCTTGTTTAATAGTTTCTGGAGCTACATTCTCTGAAGGAAACCAGGAGCCATGTTAGGCTCATTCTTGAGTGCCCTTAATACAGATACCTAAGGAATTTGATAGCGATCCCAAATTCACCTTCATATCTCCtcctaaaataaaagcacattgcAAATCAAATCCCTGGAATTCTCTGGCTATCTAGTtcttctcaaaataatatgaaggcggccgggcgcagtggctcaagcctgtaatcccagcactttgggaggccgagacgggcagatcatgaggtcaggagatcgagaccatcctggcgaacacagtgaaaccccgtctctactaaaaaaatacaaaaaactagccgggcatggtggcgggcgcctgtagtcccagctactcaggaggctgaggcaggagaatggcgtaaacccgggaggcggagcttgcagtgagctgagacccggccactgcactccagcctgggcgaaaaggcgagactccatctcaaaaaaataataataataatatgaaggCAATCTCTCATTAGATACGATATATGTAAAATACctaccacagtgcctggtacataataggcATTAATGCTGGGTGTTCCAAGTTGAGTTAGATTGATTTCAACTGAATTGAATTACACTTGCATATTCTTCTGGCTAGAATTTTCCAGTTAATAGTTTCTGTTTTAAACTTGTGTAACAGAACAATAGAgcatgctgggcatggtggctcacgcctgtaatcccagcactttgggagacatgaggcgggtggatcacctgaggtcaggagttcagcctagccaacatggtgaaaccctgtctctacgaaaaatacagcaattagccaggcgtggtggtgggtgcccgcagtctcagctactccagctacttgggaagctgagggaggagaattgctggaacccaggaggcggaggttgcagtgagccgagatcctgccgttgcactccagcctgggcctaggacagcgagactccgtctcaaaacaaacaaacaaacaatggagCACACAAGTAGCCAAATTTAATAGTGTTTACACCAAAAATGAGTGCAAACCAGGGAATGCACAGCAAAACTACAATATCCttattaccacattttcttttttttcaatcaatgttgaccaggttggcctcgaacATGTAGCCTCGCCTCCCCGAGTGCCAGAGCAaccggcctgagccaccgcggctcctattaccacattttctaacataaaatttaagGTTTGCAAAATACTGTGTGAGGAGTCCCTTTTGATGTACCGTCTAGCATGtgtggtgatatccctttatgTTTCTGGCCTCAGGGAAGAAGACTAACACCATGTCACAGATCAAGCACTTCAAAGCAGACTCACTATAGACAAGATATTCGGGGGAGTGCATTTCATCTAAAAATATGTTAACTTAGTACTCAAGTAGTCAGTTAACAGCTTCTGAAAGATTTATGCACAAAAACGTTCATCACCACCCCATTagctatataaaaaatataagataCAAAATGACCAAACAATAGGAGATGGACTGTATTATATGTCCATAAAATAGTAAGTatgcagttattaaaaataatgttgatgACACTGTCAACAAGGACAACTCGTatgttataattttaatgaagaaaaaagcaaCAGTCAAATTTGTAAATATAGTGTCACACAACTATACTTAAAAATCTACAGAGACAAAAAGATTGGAGGGAAATAAACTAAAATTGTTACCAGAGAGTGATAAGCCATGACTTTTTCCTCCACTTTACAATTATCAGTGTTTTCCAGTACTTTCACAATGTACATATTACTTTTCTAGTCAGAAAATTATTaaccaaaattaaatttcataataGGTATTCCCATCCGAACAACCTTGGACAACTCAACAACTGTTCAATATGCAGGCCTTCTTCATCACCTAACAATGAAAGCCAAAAGCACAGTTCGTGATATTGATCCTCAGAACGACCTGACTTTTCTTAGGATCAGATCAAAGAAACATGAAATCATGGTAGCTCCAGGTAATTTGGCATTTCATTTCCTAGTTAAATCATCTTTCTACTTTGCAAGATAAAAAGCCTTGTTTCTATGAATGGGAAGTATAGATTTTAGTATgcaatataaaacataatattctTCTATTACAAAATGATATTTGAATGTAAAAATCCCAACCTAAAAATTCTATGAAATTAGCAATTAATATGACCCCATGACTTTAGAACAGGTTGAATTTTGCCCACTTGCATTTATTATTAGTAatggaaaaatttagaaaatgtaggtctcattttcagcaaacttaGCATACAGactctgcagaatgggagaaatgttCCCTGTCCTGCAGATAAAGTAGGCAGTGAACCCAAGGCCTATAGGTTCTTAAACCCTCCCTATGAGGAAAGTACATCTCCCAGGTCTACCAGAAGAGCAGCCACAGAAACACTCCTTTCCCTGAAGGAATTAGGTTCACAATGTTACAAAATGACTGTACCATGGGACCTATGCCACTAAACTAATCTAGAACAAACCTCTATAGTAAATCCATCAAATCAGAATTGCCAATAAACTAAATGAAGTTTTTTCTACACCAGTGTCCTCACCCTGGCTACACATTAAATCACTtggaggacttttaaaaaatttttccattCCTGCAACTCCACCCCAAACCaatgaaatcagaatctctgaggccCTAGGAAATGGGTATTTTCTAAAGGCTCAACAGGTAATTCTGATGTGCAGCCAGGGTGGGAAACCATCTGTCTACATAAGGTCCATGTGATGTTTTGAAGAGAACAGCAGTCTAGTTGAAATATtccttgattaaatttaaattaagggTGAATTGATTTTGTCCATCTCTCCATAGATAAGGAATATCTTCTGATCGTCATTCAGAATCCATGTGAATAGACCTGCGATGGCCAAGGCTGTCTAAGCGACACTGGGTTAGAAACACTTGGCTCTCTCGTGATTATTAAAATTCTATTTCAATCTAACTGACCCTTCaaacattcttttctatttctacatcTAAACTGTTCTGCATGTCTCATTTAGTCCCTTTTGATTATATTGTGAAGTTGTACTTTAGTGATACAATAAATGAATTCTGGTATATACGTCTCTATTGTCTTATAATACACAAAACCAAGGATTCTAATAAGACAGCGCTCCTTGTGACAATTCTTTTAGTCTAGAAGTAGCTGTCACCAAGTACAGAAGTAGAATTTCACCCATTTCTGTGGTAGACCAAGGAGATTCAGTAGAGCATTGTGGGAGCTATACGGAGAATAGAAAGTCCCAATACTCAAAGAGTATTCAATGGTTTCCCAGGTTAAATAAGGACAGCAGGGAGTCAGAAGCATGGTTGCCACTGGGGCCAGTGCCAACCTAAGAAGCTCCTCCATCCCTCGTACTTGTGCTTCTAGCACACCAGTCTGAGGGGGCCAGGAATGAGTCTTAGGCAAGGTTTCATACATATAAGGCTGAGTATATAACTCCAGAGGGTTTGATTTTTACTGGATGTTGCAAACATtcagaaaatcatgaaaataataacaacaaatctAACAGATTTCTATGCACCCCAAACCCACAAAGAAgagatgttaacattttaccacatttgctttatatcCTCTTTTTTTCCAACTAAACTTTGCATTTTGAGATAACTGAAGTTTCATgtgaaatttttagaaataatatagtGATTCTGTGTGCCCTTTATACAGTTTCCCCCTGTAGAAACATCCTCCAAAACCCTAGGACAGTATCACAACCAGGAAATTGATAGTGACTCAGTCAAGACACAGAATATTTGCATCCCTGGCAGGATTCCTCAGATGCCCTTTGGTAGCACCTCCCTCCAACCCTTGACCCCTGACAGCCACTAAGCTGTCCTCcattgatataattttttaatatcaaaaatgttatgtaggccaggcacggtggctcccacctgtaatctcagcattttgggaggccgaggcaagcagatcacctgaggtcaggagtttgagaccagcctggccaacatggtgaaaccccatctctactaaaaagtacaaaaactagccaggcatggtggcacatgcctgtaatcccagctactcgggaggctgaggcaggagaatcatttgaaccagggaggtggaggttgcagtgagccaagattgcaccacttcactccagcctgagctacaacagagttagactctgtctaaagaaaaaaaaaaaaagtaagaggaaTAAATACAATATGTAACCTTTAGGGATTGACTTTTTCCCTGTGCATCATTCTCTTGAGATTCatccaaaaaataagaaatgaaacattacaGCTACAGCTGAAGCCTGCTCCTCCTCCTTGGGCCTCTGTCCTCCTTCCCCAGAAGATTCTTgtcaggaggcacaggttacCCAACGCAAGCGTCCGCAGGTACTTTCACCTAAGTTCCTGCCACAGCTCCACATGAAGCCAAGTGTGAGAATGATGCCTGGTAAGTTTATTAGTGCAGCCACACCACTGGCCCCAATTTGCACCCTGTGAGACTATCATAGCCAACCCTGACAGACGGTGGTATCAGCAGAAGGAAGAGCCACACCAAATCCCTAAGGTTAAAGGGATTTACTCTCCCAAGTGGTGATGGGAGAGGAGACAGGTCATGGATGAAACTCACCCAAGGCTGAGGGAGACAAGGGGGACTGAAGCCAAACAGCCAAATCTTTGCATGCAACAGATGTCGGAGCCCCACTGCATAACTCAGTACTCCTGGGAGCAGGGCCTGCACATGTCAGTTTTGCAAATGTTCTCCAGGTTGTTGCAATGCAGCTGCAGGCTGAGACATGCTGAGTCGTGGTCAGGAATGAAGGTTTTAGAGTCATTGGCCCTAGATtcttcaaattctggctctgctgCTTGTCAACATTAGGAGCCTCATCgcctcatttataaaacagggTGATAAGAAAACCTAACCAAGGCTTGTTTATGAGAATCAGGTGAGCTGATACAGATacaatgcctagcacacagtgaatattcaacaaatacttgcttTTGCCAACATTGTTGCCACCACTCAAAAATGGCTCTTATTTGGGTAGTGAGGAGGAGTAGCCCCAGACACATACAAATGAGTTTTAGGGACAACTCCGCACATCATCAAGCCACACAATTATAAGGAGGTTGCTGACTCTGTCTGCAGAGAGAACAGAGCAAATAAGGAAATGAGCCCAAAGTATAACAGGAGTGTGTCCGCCTTAACCTGTGGGATGAATAAACCCAGAAGGATTGTAGGATAGGGAAGCTACGCTATGGCACATAGCTGACTTTGGGGCCACTTTcccacactttttattttaaaagacttcagACTTATGGAAGATTAGAAAGAATAGCACAAGGAACAGCATACAAGCTTCACCTACATTCAACAACTgttaatattttatgatatttgttTCATCTCTATAAAGTACAtattatagatatagatatatatgcacacacacatagcaTATAAAAGCTGCATATATTATAATAGCAGGTATTTCACAACCAGTTCACCCTAGAGACCCCAGTGCCACCTGCCCCCCATTCCCCACAGGCCCCTCTGATTGGGCCCAGACACAGTCTGTAATGACAGGAAATGAAGCTGCAGAGCAGGTCTTCAACACAGGTGAGTGACTGCCTTCATCTCAACCTCTTCCTTCAGCCTAGTgaagcctgagtaacatggtacTCACTCAGCCCTGGACAGCTTCAGCATCTGCTAACAGTTTGCAACACAAACAAGGTCTTGCTAGAATCTAAATGACAAGAAAATACACTAGTGAAGGGGAATCCATTCTTTTTAGAGTCTCAAATTTTCACACTTGGAAAGAACCATAGAGATCATCTATCCGACCCTTTGGCTTTACAGGTGGGGATTTCACCTGAGCCTGGTGTCAGGTGTCTTTAAGACATCAGGTATGTGAACTTGTATTGGTCTGGCTGTGCCTATCGAACTGGCACTTATGACATTATCAGGGGCTCATGCCCTTGTGAGATCCCTCCATACCATCGTGCTCCCTCTTAGTCTAACTTGCTATAAATTTTACCTGAACAATAGAAGAGCTATTTGCAGAGTCTCTGGAGGAACATATTCCAACCACAAATATTAATGATAATGAACCTGAAAAGACCAGCTTAATAAAATAGCTGaaaatgaatttacacatcatTAGCATTATGAGCTCCCAAATCTTCATCTCTGAACGGCTGGACTATCCGAGTAGAGGATGGATGGGAACCCGCCTAGGTCTCCAGAGCAGTGCCTCCAGGAGACCCTCTGACTGGGTATGTTCTGGCTTTTGAAATACATTACCTATTCTCTCCTAAAGCCAGAATTACTACAGACTAAGGGTGGACATTTTGTCTCCCCTCTTGGTCtttgaaaaattagaattatCTCCAATTTGTGTTTGATATGGGGCAAAATATTTCCACTCTTTTAATGTTAGAAAACAATGTAATGTCCTTGAAATGGAAACTATCACATGTGTAGGTGAATTGCGTATAGatattcattcaaccaatattttgtcttatattctttgttgaagaaaaagacaagaaaggccggacgcagtgtctcacgcctgtaatcccagcactttgggaggctgaggcagatggatcacctgaggtcaggagttaccagccctgccaacatggtgaaaccccgtctctactaaaaatacaaaaattagctgggtgtggtggcgggcacctataatcccagctactcgggaggctgaggcacgagaatcgcttgaacccaggaggcagaggttgcagtgaaccattgcactccagcctgggcaacaagagcgaaactctgtctcaaaacaaaacaaacaaacaaaaagacaggaaaacatgGATCATATGTGGGGGCATAACAGCTTTCAGAGAGGTATAACATCTTCAACGAGGGACTTGCAAAGATAAGTTGGTCTCTCAAATTCTGAGAATCATGGGGCTAGATGACTCCTGTAATACAAAAACATCTCTAATAATGGAAACTCAGGCATTCCCTGACAGTTTGGACTACATAAGGTTCATAAATCTTTTCTGGTACATTTCTTATGCAAGATTTGACATAGAGGGTTAGCCATGCACCCAGCCATTCCTTGAACCCATAGAAGATAACACTGAATCTTCTTACTTCCTCCTGGCTTCTTACCCCAGGGAACCTCCATTCTGTATTTCCCTTCAGCACATATGGTTTCGGGGCTCCCTCTATAGATTTCACCAGCCTGGAACACTCCCACCACAtgcagaattaattttaaaatcctctCTCTTTGGTCAACTTTACAACTTGAGAAACAATACGATACAGTTGAGAGAACATGAGATCTGAGGTCTGACTCTTTGACTTATTAGCAGGGTCAACaactttgaacctcagttttcctgtctacaaatgtgaagaatgtccACCCACAGCGGCCTTGAATTCTGAACTATACAGGACAGCATAGATGCCAATTACTGTTATTAATAACAGCAATGGcagcaaaataaaagtttaccACAATGCAAGCCATTTAATGCATCTCACTGTGGCCTcctctcatctttaattgtaaatATTAATAGGTTTATAGAATGGTGATCCTGTGGTGAACAATTTTGTGTAAATCCCTTTCCTTGTCATTTGGTTAGCATTTCCACATTCCCAACTAGAATTCCTGTTGATGTTTAATATCCAAATGCAATTTCATCTGGTTGGTCCGTGGTAAAGACGTGGTCCAGGTGAGGCCAATCAGAGATGTTTCCTTAGTATTTAGATATGGAAGACAGTCAGAGGAAAATTTCCATGTGGCTCAACCTATGCATGAAAACACAGGTGTTGGGGGTAGCCATGTGTTCCACACGGGAGCAGCAGAGAAAGCCAGttctaagaagaaaagaatgctgCAGTTGTGCATCGTGACATGGAACGAGAGGTACAGTGTTCATTCCAGGGGCTCCCTGCAGTTTTCTGGGTCCTCAGCTGCATTTTGGCACTTGGATTCTATGTGACAGCCCTGAGGTCTTACAATAAGTTCTGTATTTTGTATACACCACCAGAGTAGGTTTCTGTTGCCTGAAACCAAAAAGATTTTAACCAACAATTTTGGGCTATATTTGGGTCGCCCCTGGCTGTTTTAATCAGACACAGTAGAGGAAGTGGAGCCAGCTCAGGAAGTGAGCACTAATCAGAGGCCCTGAGCAATGGGGTCATGGTCACTCCCTCCCTCGCTTCCAATATGGCCAGCCAGGAAGACAGGGCACTGatgggcctgtcaggaggtggagctctgggggacagagagacacTGAGGTGTCACTCTCACTGGGAAGCAGGGACTTTAGTTTATTTCCACCTGGTGACTAGCCTCTGCCTCTGTCATTGGCTAGAAAAAGAATGGGCCACCTGAACTCTGGGCAGATGCATTTCCGAAGCAGCACTCCAGGTGTCCGAGAGCGTCTGGAGCGGTGGAGCTACACATGCTAGAAAAAAGGGATAAAGTACAGTATGGAATAACCTGACTTCCTACTCACCCTTTTTGCCAGAAGGCAGTGAGGTACAGAAGAAAGGATACTGCTTTGTAGCCAGACAGGTCTGTCTTTGGCTCACAGCCTGgccatcaataataaaaataacaagaagaaCATAGACAGCAACAGCTAACATTTGTTGATCATTTACTATGTGACAGGCACATT
This genomic interval carries:
- the DYNLRB2 gene encoding dynein light chain roadblock-type 2 isoform X1, whose protein sequence is MAEVEETLKRIQSHKGVIGTMVVNAEGIPIRTTLDNSTTVQYAGLLHHLTMKAKSTVRDIDPQNDLTFLRIRSKKHEIMVAPDKEYLLIVIQNPCE
- the DYNLRB2 gene encoding dynein light chain roadblock-type 2 isoform X2: MNEWMNTDREPDPLPSSLPGPTAPGLGEPQAEVEETLKRIQSHKGVIGTMVVNAEGIPIRTTLDNSTTVQYAGLLHHLTMKAKSTVRDIDPQNDLTFLRIRSKKHEIMVAPDKEYLLIVIQNPCE